A stretch of DNA from Variovorax paradoxus:
CCCCGTGCCCGTGATCCCCGGCGGCACGGGCCGTTACAGCGACCCCGACGAGTACCTGGCGCCCCCACCGCCGGACCCCACCTTCTCGTACAAGTGGGGTGCGTATGTCATCGACAAGTCGAAGGGCGCGTTCGGCGGCGTCGACAACCGCGCGACCCAGGCCGATGCCGAGAACAACGCCATCGCCCAGTGCGTGGGCAATGGCGGTACCGCCACCGGCTGCCGCAGCATGACGCTGGTCTGGCAGGAAGGCTGTGGCGTGGTCGTGATGGGCCGCAACGTGCTGTCGATGAAAGCCAACAAGCTGCAGAGCGCGGCACAGGCGGAAGCGATGGCGGAATGCTCCGCGCACGCGAAGGACTGCAAGGTCGTCACCGCGCGCTGCAACGCGCTGGTCGTCAATCGGTGATCAGCTGGCCTTGGCCGCTCGTGCTGTCAAGAAAATCCTGCAACTCCTGCCGGGTGGGCAGCGTGCTCTGGGAGCCGAAGCCGCGAACCGCCAGGGCTGCCGCCGCGCAGGCCACCCGCATGGCCTGCGGGATGCCGAGCGACCAATGAACGGCCAGCGTGGCAGCGAAGGCGTCGCCGGCGCCAGTCGTGTCGAGCACCGGCACGCGGAAGGCCGCCTGCTCGTGCAGGGTGCCTTGTCCATCGACGTGTGCCGCGCCCTCGCTGCCGCGCGTCACGACGATCCGCCCGGGCCACCTGGCGAGCAGCGCACGCCACTCGTCGCCATCGACATGGCCATCGCCGAAGCCCGCTGTCAGTTCGTGCTGGTTGGCCAGGAAGAGGTGCACGCGCTGCATGAGCTCGGGCGGAATCGCGCCCGCGGGGGACGGGGTCAGTAGAAAGGGCTTGCCGAAGCGGTGGGCGAGCTCGGCCGCCGCCATCACGGCCGCCGTCGGAACGCCCAGTTCGGCCAGCACCACGTCGCTGCGCGCGAACAGCGG
This window harbors:
- a CDS encoding DUF4189 domain-containing protein, which encodes MSIPLRHLFLLGAACVLSGPALACSGPGQPGCPPPNAPGWPHNSRPPPQDPVPVIPGGTGRYSDPDEYLAPPPPDPTFSYKWGAYVIDKSKGAFGGVDNRATQADAENNAIAQCVGNGGTATGCRSMTLVWQEGCGVVVMGRNVLSMKANKLQSAAQAEAMAECSAHAKDCKVVTARCNALVVNR
- a CDS encoding ribokinase, whose protein sequence is MTRLLVVGGINMDCVFETACLPRSGETLGGQSFRRAPGGKGADQAVAAARQGAETALVGCVGNDAEGHELRERLRAEGVHIDHVATTTDAATGAAAVFACRGESAVTVVPGANHQLTAAHVRAAEPLFARSDVVLAELGVPTAAVMAAAELAHRFGKPFLLTPSPAGAIPPELMQRVHLFLANQHELTAGFGDGHVDGDEWRALLARWPGRIVVTRGSEGAAHVDGQGTLHEQAAFRVPVLDTTGAGDAFAATLAVHWSLGIPQAMRVACAAAALAVRGFGSQSTLPTRQELQDFLDSTSGQGQLITD